In one Cloacibacillus porcorum genomic region, the following are encoded:
- a CDS encoding response regulator transcription factor: MERSSLLIADGNRDVCSHLKLLFSEMFGSIDCAADGIAAIKLFRRHVYHLVILDAMLPVADGRTVCRQICKMSDVPVVIISERSALPERLSAYRSGAEDYIVKPFEGDELLARMNIILRRREHVPAKPPRALIFFGLYIDTRSRTVYVNDIPVPLTPKEYDLLLLLSRNPGQVYTREMLIDIVWGDDFFGSPRTVDTHIKTLRNAIRPYHEHIVTIRGVGYRFDE; this comes from the coding sequence ATGGAAAGATCATCTCTCTTAATAGCGGACGGTAATCGGGACGTCTGTTCTCATCTGAAGCTTCTTTTCAGTGAGATGTTTGGCAGTATCGACTGCGCGGCGGACGGTATAGCGGCGATAAAGCTCTTCCGCCGCCATGTGTATCATCTGGTCATACTTGACGCGATGCTTCCCGTCGCGGACGGCCGTACCGTCTGCCGCCAGATATGCAAAATGTCAGATGTGCCGGTGGTCATAATCTCCGAGCGTTCCGCTCTGCCGGAGCGGCTGAGCGCCTATCGTTCGGGCGCGGAGGATTATATTGTAAAGCCCTTTGAGGGCGACGAACTGCTGGCGCGCATGAATATCATCCTGCGCCGCCGTGAGCACGTTCCTGCCAAGCCGCCGCGCGCGCTGATTTTTTTCGGGCTCTATATCGATACGCGCTCCCGTACGGTCTATGTTAATGATATTCCCGTGCCGCTCACTCCGAAAGAATATGATTTGCTGCTGCTTCTGTCGCGTAACCCCGGGCAGGTGTATACGCGCGAGATGCTGATCGACATCGTCTGGGGCGATGATTTTTTTGGGAGCCCCCGGACGGTGGATACCCATATCAAGACGCTGAGAAACGCGATCCGCCCCTATCACGAACATATCGTCACGATCAGGGGCGTGGGATACCGTTTCGACGAATAG
- a CDS encoding NADH-dependent [FeFe] hydrogenase, group A6, which produces MLTLTINDKQVSVPEGCTIMEAAKTNDIHIPSLCNMEGIHNIGACRICVVEVEGAKTLMASCITKAREGMVVRTNTGRVRNARKVLYELMVSNHNVECLSCKRNQSCEMQELGRVLGVENARFKGAQSNKNIDASISITRDMSKCVLCRRCVTVCHERQGTGIIGPQNRGFKTEIAPPLCQPLGAVNCTFCGQCTVVCPVGALKETSSVDAVWEAIHDPKRCVIVQTAPAVRAAVGELFGIPAGTPCTGKLASALKELRFDHVFDTNWGADLTIMEEGTELLSRLKLFAKGEKVSLPMVTSCSPGWIKYIEHTFPEMLPHLSTCKSPHMMTGAIIKTYYAQRLGIAPEDMFVVSVMPCTAKKFEITRAEMMNYGLRNVDAVLTTRELGEMINSAGIDFANLPDSKFHDPLGFSTGAADIFGFSGGVMEAALRTAYEVITGRELPGDNLHVTPIIGLEDVKEASILIESPLPEYAGLDGVELKVAVTSGTKNAKTLMKQVKEGNSPYHFIEVMGCAGGCIVGGGQPRNTDGEIREKRRGALLWEDEHKKLRKSHENPAVMAIYGEFLGEPNGPLSHKLLHTSYVKRGKYNEFTDETAVIEIPVDSRKVSVDSRERQNTMDARLKASPAIQPSGDSERAMALVSENTRLKNELKDSKETIEILRNIVADYSNPDR; this is translated from the coding sequence ATGCTGACTCTAACTATCAACGATAAGCAGGTAAGCGTTCCCGAAGGCTGCACCATTATGGAGGCGGCAAAGACAAACGACATCCACATCCCCAGCCTCTGCAATATGGAGGGGATACACAATATCGGCGCCTGCCGCATCTGCGTGGTGGAGGTGGAGGGAGCCAAGACGCTGATGGCCTCCTGTATCACCAAAGCCCGCGAGGGTATGGTCGTCAGGACGAACACCGGGCGCGTGCGCAATGCGCGCAAGGTCCTCTACGAGCTGATGGTCTCCAACCACAACGTGGAATGCCTCAGCTGCAAACGTAACCAATCTTGCGAGATGCAGGAGCTCGGCAGAGTGCTCGGCGTCGAAAACGCCCGCTTCAAGGGCGCTCAGAGCAACAAAAACATCGACGCCTCGATCTCCATCACACGCGACATGAGCAAATGCGTGCTCTGCCGCCGCTGCGTCACAGTCTGCCACGAGAGACAGGGCACGGGCATCATCGGCCCGCAGAACAGGGGCTTCAAGACCGAGATAGCGCCGCCGCTCTGCCAGCCGCTCGGCGCCGTGAACTGCACCTTCTGCGGACAATGCACCGTCGTCTGCCCGGTAGGGGCGCTGAAGGAGACATCCTCGGTGGACGCCGTATGGGAGGCGATCCACGACCCGAAGCGCTGTGTGATCGTACAGACCGCCCCCGCCGTGCGCGCCGCCGTCGGCGAACTCTTCGGCATCCCGGCGGGAACGCCCTGCACCGGCAAGCTGGCCTCCGCCCTCAAAGAGCTCCGCTTCGACCACGTATTCGACACAAACTGGGGCGCCGACCTGACCATAATGGAGGAGGGCACGGAGCTGCTCTCGCGCCTCAAACTCTTTGCGAAGGGCGAGAAAGTCTCCCTGCCGATGGTTACCAGCTGCTCTCCGGGATGGATCAAATATATTGAACATACCTTCCCCGAGATGCTGCCCCATCTGTCCACCTGCAAATCGCCGCACATGATGACCGGCGCGATAATAAAGACCTATTACGCCCAGCGGCTCGGCATCGCCCCGGAGGACATGTTCGTCGTCTCCGTGATGCCCTGCACGGCGAAAAAATTCGAGATAACACGCGCCGAAATGATGAACTACGGCCTGCGGAACGTCGACGCGGTGCTGACGACGAGAGAGCTGGGCGAGATGATAAACTCCGCCGGCATCGACTTCGCCAACCTGCCTGACAGCAAATTCCACGATCCGCTCGGCTTCTCGACGGGCGCGGCCGATATCTTCGGCTTCTCAGGCGGCGTCATGGAGGCCGCGCTGCGCACCGCCTACGAGGTGATCACCGGACGCGAACTTCCGGGAGACAACCTCCACGTTACTCCCATCATCGGCCTGGAGGACGTCAAAGAGGCCTCTATCCTGATAGAGTCGCCGCTGCCTGAATATGCCGGCCTCGACGGCGTGGAGCTGAAAGTGGCGGTCACCAGCGGAACAAAGAACGCAAAGACGCTGATGAAACAGGTCAAGGAGGGAAACTCCCCCTACCATTTCATCGAGGTGATGGGATGCGCCGGCGGCTGCATCGTCGGCGGCGGACAGCCGCGCAACACTGACGGCGAGATCAGGGAAAAACGGCGCGGCGCGCTCCTGTGGGAGGACGAACACAAAAAGCTGCGCAAGAGCCACGAAAATCCGGCGGTCATGGCCATCTACGGCGAGTTCCTGGGAGAGCCGAACGGACCTCTCAGCCACAAACTGCTGCACACTAGCTACGTAAAACGCGGTAAATACAACGAATTCACCGATGAGACGGCGGTCATCGAAATTCCCGTCGACAGCCGCAAGGTCTCCGTCGACTCCCGCGAACGCCAGAACACCATGGACGCGAGGCTCAAAGCCAGCCCCGCCATCCAGCCCAGCGGCGATTCGGAACGCGCGATGGCCCTGGTATCCGAGAATACGCGGCTTAAAAACGAACTGAAAGATTCCAAGGAGACGATCGAGATCCTGCGCAACATCGTCGCCGATTACAGTAATCCCGACCGCTGA
- a CDS encoding NADH-ubiquinone oxidoreductase-F iron-sulfur binding region domain-containing protein, which produces MEHNHVNSIKDLIKIREDYEREEWRFSHQVLVCGGAGCVSSDCRAISEAAAETIEELGLAESTALKETGCMGTCAVGPVMLIMPEGIFYTKLTPQSTREIIKAHIAEGRVLEEHTFYDNVLRTHVPKMEDITFFKEQLRIALRNCGVIAYDDIRAYIAKSGYMAAAKALLEMDGSGVIAEIKKSGIRGRGGAGFPTAVKWEAGRRAQSEEKYIVCNADEGDPGAFMDRSILEGDPHTVIEGMLIGGRAIGANMGYVYVRAEYPIAVERLKAAIEQAREYGLLGKDILGSGFDFDLEIRIGAGAFVCGEETALLNSIEGKRGEPRPKPPFPFENGLFGAPTIINNVETLASIPPILLNGGDWYAGFGTEQAKGTKVFALAGDIVNTGIVEVPIGMPIGEIIFRIGGGMQNDKKFKAAQIGGPSGGCITEDNLNAPTDYESLTLLGAIMGSGGLISMNEETCMVDTARYFMEFIQEESCGKCLACRVGTKRMLEILENITQGRGEEGDIELLEELGNTIKDTAMCGLGQTAPNPVLSTIRYFRKEYEEHIRNKYCRASVCADLFISPCENTCPANVNIPGYLSLIATGRFMDAYNLIRQENPLPAICGRICTRPCEGRCRRGSVDEPVAICDLKRFVADYAFKNEPAYVHDVVFPRNGKSVAIVGAGASGLTCGYYLSRIGYEVDIYEAEAVAGGVLAFGIPEYRLPSDVLQHEVNTILKEGVHLHLNTTVGKDIEFRDVRNGHDAVYIATGTQFPQRVNIPGENLKGIIHGVTFLKNVKLYKSINLEGQTVAVIGGGNTAIDSARSALRLGAAKVIVLYRRTAEAMPAYRQEVEEALHEGVEIMELVKPVRFISDKHGSVAKVECIRCETGQFDNRGRREIKDIPNSNFFVDIDVVIPAVSQYADLPFIPRGEIGVTKWGTFIIDEDTYMTTEEGVFAGGDVARGPDEVIRAISDGKNAAISIDLYLGGEGKLNKGQEIDIPLLEDDDEIISHERFEKEILPLEDRHSFEEVIRGYHKLNAIAEAMRCLHCNRR; this is translated from the coding sequence ATGGAACACAATCATGTCAATTCAATAAAAGACCTGATCAAAATCCGTGAGGATTACGAACGGGAAGAGTGGCGTTTCAGCCATCAGGTACTGGTCTGCGGCGGCGCGGGCTGCGTCTCTTCGGACTGCCGCGCCATAAGTGAAGCGGCGGCCGAGACGATAGAGGAGCTGGGACTCGCGGAGAGCACGGCGCTGAAAGAGACGGGCTGCATGGGTACCTGCGCGGTCGGCCCCGTAATGCTCATCATGCCGGAGGGCATCTTCTATACAAAACTCACGCCGCAGAGCACGCGGGAAATTATCAAGGCTCACATCGCCGAGGGGCGGGTGCTGGAAGAGCACACCTTTTACGACAACGTCCTCAGGACCCACGTTCCGAAGATGGAGGATATCACCTTTTTCAAGGAACAGCTGCGGATCGCTCTGCGCAACTGCGGAGTCATCGCCTATGACGACATCCGCGCCTATATCGCAAAAAGCGGCTATATGGCGGCGGCGAAGGCCCTCCTTGAGATGGACGGCAGCGGCGTTATCGCGGAGATAAAGAAATCCGGCATCCGCGGACGCGGCGGCGCGGGCTTCCCGACCGCCGTCAAGTGGGAGGCGGGACGCCGCGCCCAAAGCGAAGAAAAATATATCGTCTGCAACGCGGACGAAGGCGACCCCGGGGCCTTCATGGACCGCAGCATCCTTGAGGGAGACCCGCATACGGTGATCGAGGGAATGCTGATCGGAGGCCGCGCGATCGGCGCCAATATGGGATATGTTTACGTCCGCGCCGAATATCCCATCGCGGTGGAACGGCTCAAAGCCGCCATCGAACAGGCCCGCGAATATGGGCTGCTTGGCAAAGACATCCTCGGCTCGGGTTTTGACTTTGACCTCGAAATACGCATCGGCGCCGGGGCCTTCGTCTGCGGTGAAGAGACGGCCCTTTTGAATTCCATCGAAGGCAAACGCGGCGAACCGCGCCCCAAGCCGCCCTTCCCATTTGAAAACGGCCTCTTCGGCGCGCCGACGATTATCAACAACGTGGAGACGCTCGCCAGCATCCCGCCGATCCTGCTGAACGGCGGCGACTGGTACGCCGGTTTCGGCACGGAGCAGGCCAAGGGCACAAAGGTATTCGCCCTGGCGGGCGACATCGTCAATACCGGTATCGTAGAGGTCCCCATCGGCATGCCCATCGGCGAGATAATCTTCCGCATTGGCGGCGGCATGCAGAACGATAAAAAGTTCAAGGCGGCCCAGATCGGCGGCCCCTCCGGCGGCTGCATCACGGAGGACAACCTTAACGCCCCCACCGATTACGAATCGCTGACGCTGCTGGGGGCCATCATGGGCTCCGGCGGCCTCATCTCCATGAACGAAGAGACCTGCATGGTGGATACGGCCCGCTATTTTATGGAATTTATTCAGGAGGAGTCCTGCGGCAAATGCCTCGCCTGCCGCGTCGGCACAAAGCGTATGCTGGAGATATTGGAAAACATCACCCAGGGACGCGGCGAAGAGGGCGACATCGAACTGCTCGAAGAGCTCGGCAACACCATCAAGGACACCGCGATGTGCGGTCTGGGACAGACCGCCCCGAATCCCGTGCTGAGCACAATCCGCTACTTCCGCAAGGAATATGAGGAGCATATACGGAACAAATACTGCCGGGCCAGCGTCTGCGCGGACCTCTTCATCTCCCCCTGCGAAAACACTTGCCCCGCCAACGTCAACATCCCCGGCTATCTCTCGCTCATAGCCACGGGACGCTTCATGGATGCCTACAACCTGATCCGGCAGGAAAACCCGCTGCCCGCGATCTGCGGACGCATCTGCACGAGGCCCTGCGAGGGCCGCTGCCGCCGCGGCAGCGTAGACGAACCGGTGGCGATCTGCGACCTCAAACGCTTCGTCGCGGACTATGCCTTCAAAAACGAACCGGCCTATGTGCACGACGTCGTATTCCCGCGCAACGGCAAATCGGTGGCGATCGTGGGCGCGGGCGCTTCCGGGCTGACCTGCGGCTACTACCTCTCGCGTATCGGCTACGAGGTGGACATCTACGAGGCGGAGGCGGTCGCGGGCGGCGTACTCGCCTTCGGCATCCCGGAATACCGCCTGCCCTCCGACGTACTGCAGCACGAGGTCAATACGATCCTTAAAGAGGGCGTCCACCTTCACCTCAACACCACTGTCGGCAAGGACATCGAATTCCGTGACGTCAGGAACGGCCACGACGCCGTCTACATCGCCACCGGCACCCAGTTCCCGCAGCGCGTGAACATCCCAGGCGAAAATCTGAAGGGGATCATCCACGGAGTTACCTTCCTGAAAAATGTGAAGCTCTACAAGAGCATCAACCTTGAGGGACAGACCGTGGCGGTGATCGGCGGCGGCAATACGGCGATCGACTCGGCGCGCAGCGCCCTGCGCCTGGGAGCGGCGAAGGTCATCGTCCTCTACCGCCGGACGGCGGAGGCGATGCCCGCCTATCGCCAGGAGGTCGAAGAGGCCCTGCATGAGGGCGTCGAGATCATGGAGCTGGTAAAACCGGTACGTTTCATCTCCGACAAGCACGGCTCGGTGGCCAAGGTAGAATGCATCAGATGCGAGACGGGGCAATTCGACAACCGCGGACGGCGTGAGATCAAAGATATCCCCAACAGCAACTTCTTTGTCGACATCGACGTCGTCATACCGGCGGTGAGCCAGTACGCCGACCTGCCCTTCATCCCCAGAGGCGAGATCGGAGTCACAAAGTGGGGTACCTTCATCATCGACGAGGATACCTATATGACGACGGAAGAGGGCGTCTTCGCGGGAGGCGACGTGGCGCGCGGCCCTGACGAGGTTATCAGGGCCATCTCGGACGGCAAGAACGCCGCGATATCGATCGACCTCTATCTTGGAGGCGAGGGCAAACTCAACAAAGGCCAGGAGATAGATATCCCGCTTCTGGAGGATGACGACGAGATCATCTCCCACGAGCGGTTCGAGAAGGAGATCCTGCCGCTTGAGGATAGACACTCCTTCGAGGAGGTCATCCGCGGCTATCACAAGCTGAACGCAATCGCGGAAGCGATGCGCTGTCTGCACTGCAACAGGAGGTGA
- a CDS encoding NADH-quinone oxidoreductase subunit NuoE family protein, with protein sequence MKEHSAIERYISQMEDYELYEKVDNVMDLYGYKPENLIQILHAAQTIFGCVPLELQRFIADSLDITLSEVSGVVSFYSFFSVTPRGEHTIRVCMGTACYVRGGKRIVDHLLKTLNVDLGDTTEDGRFTLEIARCIGSCGLAPALMIDDVIYKQMTPNKVDAVLSRL encoded by the coding sequence ATGAAAGAACATTCTGCCATAGAGCGGTATATATCCCAAATGGAGGATTACGAGCTCTATGAGAAGGTCGACAACGTAATGGACCTGTATGGCTACAAACCGGAGAATCTGATCCAGATCCTCCATGCCGCGCAGACGATCTTCGGCTGCGTGCCGCTTGAACTGCAGCGTTTCATCGCTGATTCGCTGGATATAACGCTCTCGGAGGTCTCGGGGGTCGTCTCATTCTATTCATTCTTCTCCGTAACCCCCCGCGGGGAACATACGATCCGTGTCTGTATGGGAACCGCCTGCTACGTCAGAGGCGGCAAGAGGATCGTCGACCACCTGCTGAAGACGCTGAATGTGGATCTTGGCGACACCACCGAAGACGGGCGCTTCACGCTTGAGATCGCGCGGTGTATCGGCTCCTGCGGGTTGGCTCCCGCACTGATGATAGACGACGTCATCTACAAGCAGATGACCCCCAACAAGGTCGACGCCGTACTGTCGCGGCTTTAA
- the pheA gene encoding prephenate dehydratase — protein MDHEELKKIRDEIDVTNQSLISLFERRMELVNRVAEYKRERGLPVFDGAREKEVLEKCAAWVKAPHYRESCLWMMARVIEASRRYENKKIAEQKEAEPRVTAASAPCRRVGYQGVPGSYSHQALRSYFAGRDVSERNFKLFGDVVSAVMSGEVDCGVLPIENSSTGGILEVYDLLRKNDCHIVGEKIVKVDHNLMAVRGANMADIRRVYSHPQGFSQCAEFFAQHRDWELIPYFNTAKSAEMVALEGDLSKAAVASREAAELYGLEILAPNINSSASNYTRFVVIAAAAERDEEADKITVVIGLRHEPGALCRALSCFCGNGLNLTNIESRPLEGGSWEYFFHLDFSGHLREKNVERAVAELEKNTSYLKILGNYRADRAG, from the coding sequence ATGGATCACGAAGAGCTAAAAAAAATACGCGATGAGATAGACGTTACGAACCAGTCTTTGATCTCCCTGTTTGAGCGCCGCATGGAGCTTGTCAACCGGGTCGCTGAATATAAAAGAGAGCGCGGTCTGCCCGTTTTCGACGGGGCGCGCGAAAAAGAGGTCCTTGAAAAATGCGCGGCATGGGTGAAGGCACCCCACTACCGCGAGAGCTGTCTCTGGATGATGGCGCGCGTGATAGAGGCGAGCCGCCGCTACGAAAATAAAAAGATAGCGGAGCAAAAAGAGGCGGAGCCCCGCGTAACAGCAGCCTCCGCGCCCTGCCGCCGTGTCGGCTATCAGGGCGTCCCCGGCTCATACAGCCACCAGGCCCTGCGGAGCTATTTCGCGGGACGTGATGTCAGCGAGCGTAACTTCAAGCTCTTTGGCGACGTCGTCTCCGCCGTCATGAGCGGCGAGGTCGACTGCGGCGTACTGCCGATCGAAAATTCCTCCACCGGCGGGATACTCGAGGTCTACGACCTGCTGCGTAAGAACGACTGCCACATCGTCGGCGAAAAGATCGTGAAGGTGGATCACAACCTGATGGCGGTCAGGGGCGCGAATATGGCGGACATCCGCAGGGTCTACTCGCATCCCCAGGGATTCAGCCAGTGCGCGGAATTCTTCGCCCAACACCGTGATTGGGAGCTGATTCCCTACTTCAACACCGCGAAGAGCGCGGAGATGGTGGCGCTTGAGGGGGACCTCTCGAAGGCCGCCGTCGCGAGCCGCGAGGCTGCGGAGCTCTACGGCCTTGAGATACTGGCCCCGAACATAAATTCCAGCGCCAGCAACTACACCCGCTTCGTCGTTATCGCCGCCGCCGCGGAACGCGACGAAGAGGCCGATAAGATAACCGTCGTCATCGGGCTCCGCCACGAACCGGGGGCGCTGTGCAGGGCGCTATCCTGCTTCTGCGGCAACGGCCTCAATCTGACCAACATCGAGTCGCGACCGCTTGAGGGCGGCTCATGGGAATACTTCTTCCACCTTGATTTCAGCGGCCACCTGCGCGAGAAGAACGTCGAGAGGGCGGTGGCCGAGCTTGAGAAAAATACCAGCTATCTGAAGATTCTCGGCAACTACCGCGCGGACCGCGCGGGTTAA
- a CDS encoding prephenate dehydratase domain-containing protein, translated as MLKEYREEIRELDEKILELIERRLEIARTIAEYKMDRDIPVTDAAQEENVIDHVVSLAKREDDVPYIRRFWRMMLENSRAVQHKVVTGDNITGLWLREMIRSAAKRKENPRVVYKGGEGSYGHEAAAAYFGTGGFGGCSTYEKVCRTVKNGDADYAVLPLESNTAGAMPGVRELINKYGLYIAGEQNVRLDDCLAAPKGARLEDITEIHAHEQVLARCSAFLEDHPEIKAVPSLSSSKCVKKIAEENSPHKAVITSGFAAELNGLEVIAPYISDNPGSCTRFVILTDKFEISPGGDKVSMAFTVRHRAGALQRVLGIFADYHLNLSKIESVPVGGADFEYLFFTDFTGDIAQANTQKALALVEQECDFLRILGNYKSKRRNIVLVGMPGSGKNAVGKALALQIGMEYYDTDALIEEQEGKDTTRIFAENGEKYFRDAETEMSKKVSSLGGAVISTGGGTMMRPENARALRRTGYVFFVNRPVEEILESVDLSNRPLLAGDPKQIYKLYADRLPTYRAVADYEVRNDGELSQVVNALDSIIELLKGGYRAV; from the coding sequence ATGCTGAAAGAATACAGAGAAGAGATACGAGAACTTGACGAAAAAATCCTGGAGCTGATAGAGCGGCGGCTGGAGATAGCGCGCACGATCGCCGAATATAAAATGGACAGGGACATCCCCGTCACCGACGCCGCGCAGGAAGAAAACGTAATCGACCACGTGGTATCGCTCGCGAAACGCGAGGACGACGTGCCGTACATCCGCCGCTTTTGGCGTATGATGCTCGAAAACAGCCGCGCCGTGCAGCATAAAGTGGTCACCGGCGACAACATCACGGGGTTATGGCTGCGCGAAATGATACGCAGCGCGGCAAAGAGAAAGGAAAACCCGCGCGTCGTCTACAAGGGCGGCGAGGGCTCCTACGGCCACGAGGCCGCCGCGGCCTACTTCGGCACGGGCGGCTTCGGCGGCTGCTCCACCTACGAAAAAGTCTGCCGCACCGTCAAAAACGGCGACGCTGATTACGCCGTGCTGCCCCTCGAATCAAACACCGCTGGGGCGATGCCCGGCGTCCGCGAACTGATAAACAAATACGGCCTCTACATCGCGGGCGAACAGAACGTCCGCCTTGACGACTGCCTCGCCGCCCCCAAAGGGGCAAGACTTGAAGATATCACGGAGATACACGCGCACGAACAGGTGCTCGCGCGCTGCAGCGCCTTCCTTGAAGACCATCCAGAAATCAAGGCCGTTCCCAGCCTCAGCTCCTCTAAATGCGTAAAAAAAATCGCCGAGGAAAACTCGCCGCACAAGGCGGTCATCACCTCGGGCTTCGCCGCCGAACTGAACGGGCTTGAGGTGATCGCCCCCTACATCAGCGACAACCCCGGCAGCTGTACGCGCTTCGTGATCCTCACGGATAAATTCGAGATATCCCCCGGCGGGGACAAGGTCAGCATGGCGTTCACCGTCCGCCACCGCGCGGGGGCGCTTCAGCGCGTCCTCGGCATCTTCGCCGACTACCACCTGAACCTCTCCAAGATAGAATCCGTCCCCGTCGGCGGCGCGGACTTTGAATACCTATTCTTCACCGACTTCACGGGAGACATCGCGCAGGCCAACACCCAAAAGGCGCTCGCGCTCGTCGAACAGGAGTGCGACTTCCTGCGCATCCTCGGCAACTACAAGAGCAAGCGCCGCAACATCGTCCTCGTGGGGATGCCGGGCAGCGGCAAAAACGCCGTCGGAAAGGCGCTCGCGCTTCAGATCGGCATGGAATACTACGATACAGACGCCCTCATCGAAGAGCAGGAGGGCAAAGACACCACGAGGATCTTCGCGGAAAACGGCGAAAAATACTTCCGCGACGCCGAGACGGAGATGTCGAAAAAGGTCTCGTCGCTCGGCGGCGCGGTCATCTCCACCGGCGGCGGTACGATGATGCGCCCGGAAAACGCGCGTGCGCTGCGGCGCACCGGCTACGTCTTCTTCGTCAACCGCCCCGTAGAGGAGATACTGGAGAGCGTCGACCTCTCGAACAGGCCGCTGCTCGCGGGCGACCCAAAACAGATATACAAACTCTACGCCGACCGCCTGCCCACCTACCGCGCCGTCGCGGACTACGAGGTGCGCAACGACGGAGAGCTGAGCCAGGTGGTAAACGCCCTCGATTCGATAATAGAGCTGCTCAAGGGCGGCTACCGCGCAGTCTAA
- the aroC gene encoding chorismate synthase: MKYSIFGESHGPAIGVLLNDIPAGVTLDMEEISLEMGRRAPGKSAISTARKEADVPEVLSGLCGGFTTGAPLCAMIKNTDARSGDYSLLKRFPRPGHADYTAAARYDGFADMRGSGQFSGRLTAPLVFAGAVAKQLLAARGIFVGAHIAAIGGIRDIPLTDGGFLKDKTAETVLRAAARKELPVIDDGAGEKMREAIAAAKREGDSLGGLIECAALGLEAGIGEPGADSLESLISRACFAVPGVKGIEFGAGFAFAEMRGSAANDPMEMADGRVSMRTNNNGGVSGGISTGAPLLFRAALRPTSSIAREQDTVDMEERVNAKLVVPGRHDPCIVHRAVPVIEAAAALALLEAVQKLYGIRGLCGRRQ; the protein is encoded by the coding sequence ATGAAATATTCAATCTTCGGAGAATCGCACGGGCCGGCGATCGGCGTCCTGCTGAACGACATCCCCGCCGGCGTTACGCTGGACATGGAGGAGATATCCCTCGAGATGGGGCGCAGAGCCCCCGGCAAAAGCGCCATCTCCACGGCGCGTAAAGAGGCCGACGTTCCCGAGGTGCTCAGCGGGCTCTGCGGCGGTTTCACCACCGGCGCGCCGCTCTGCGCGATGATAAAAAACACCGACGCGCGCTCCGGCGACTATTCGCTGCTCAAACGCTTTCCGCGCCCCGGCCACGCCGACTACACCGCCGCCGCGCGTTACGACGGTTTCGCGGACATGCGCGGCAGCGGCCAGTTCTCGGGACGCCTCACCGCGCCGCTCGTCTTTGCGGGCGCGGTGGCAAAGCAGCTGCTGGCGGCCCGCGGTATCTTCGTGGGAGCGCATATCGCCGCGATCGGCGGAATCCGCGACATCCCGCTTACGGATGGTGGCTTCCTGAAAGACAAAACCGCCGAAACGGTATTACGGGCGGCGGCGCGCAAAGAGCTGCCGGTGATCGACGACGGCGCGGGAGAGAAAATGCGCGAGGCGATCGCCGCGGCCAAAAGAGAGGGCGATTCTCTCGGCGGCCTGATAGAATGCGCCGCCCTCGGCCTGGAGGCCGGTATCGGCGAGCCCGGCGCCGACTCGCTTGAGAGCCTCATCTCGCGCGCCTGCTTCGCCGTCCCCGGCGTGAAGGGCATCGAATTCGGAGCCGGCTTCGCCTTTGCGGAGATGCGGGGAAGCGCGGCCAACGACCCCATGGAAATGGCGGACGGCAGGGTGTCGATGAGGACGAACAACAACGGCGGCGTCAGCGGCGGCATCTCGACGGGCGCGCCGCTGCTCTTCCGCGCCGCGCTGCGCCCCACCTCCTCGATCGCCCGCGAGCAGGACACCGTCGACATGGAAGAGCGCGTAAACGCGAAACTCGTCGTTCCCGGACGCCACGACCCCTGCATCGTCCACCGCGCCGTACCGGTGATCGAGGCCGCCGCCGCGCTCGCGCTGCTGGAGGCAGTCCAGAAACTATACGGGATACGCGGCCTGTGCGGGCGGCGGCAGTGA